A window of Gossypium raimondii isolate GPD5lz chromosome 7, ASM2569854v1, whole genome shotgun sequence genomic DNA:
attaatgttagttaagtatacatatatatttttaatttatttttaatttgttcgaaaatatttattttaatattttaatatttttgatgtattattattttttaaaattatataaaataatataaaatttaatatagacAAACCGGGCTCgagttttagaaattttatccggaccaaatttgaacaaaatattAGGATCATTTTTCGAGCCGAATCCAAGCCTAGCAAATAagtctaaaattttagttaggCCCAGACAAGCCCATAGACACCTCCACAAATAAGTTAGGtcaccaattttttatttaatcaatctAACCGATTTAATTGTTGAtctaatttcaattaaataattttttatttcataaaaattaaaaatattaaaaatataaaacttggtccaattgaatttttattctaGTTGATACCGATTTATAGGTTAATCGATTATCTATCTTATTTTAGACTTGTGTACCAACTAATTACCAATTTGATTTCAACAACTATTATGGAGAATGTAGtcgaaattatattattaagtaaaatacaattaattcaatattaaattgataaaaagtttatattttaatacattattattatttaatatattgtcaatgaaacaaataaaaaaattacaagctGCAATTAGTTGATGATATGCTCTCCTTAAATTAGaggataaattatatttgatagtCACCTAaatattagtaatatttttatcattcaactgtaaaaagttataaaatagtcatttaaattatttgatttttttcaatcaCTGCtattaaatagttaaatgaaaaatgatgcgaaaacttttaaatattagcataataacaaatttaactcttaacATTTACACGTTGTGtcaatttagtattaattttaaaaaaaatagtcctcaatgtttacacattACTTAATTTATCCTATTTTGTCTTCTAATTAACCGTGCTCGATGCCCTTCAATTTTGCCCAGTTACCGTCACGAACTTCCCACTACCCCTGGCACGCAAACCtcctttttatttgaaactagTACGGTCTAGTCACACTTTGACTGGGATTGATTattaaaaaactgaaaattaaaatatattctaagTAAGGTTTTCAAAGCTGGGTTAGTGGTCAAACTGGATAGGTCATTGGTTATCACGGTTCggttaaataaatcattagaaaaatataaaaaaataaaaaatcagttCAACTGGCAAGTACTAGTTCACGAGTCAACCGGTTTGATGTATCTTTCTGGATCGATACATTGATCGGTCTAATTCAAACAACCATGAATCTAAGTCTCTACACTTCatacatttggaatttagtcatacttttacttttaagaatttaatccttttaatttttttatttaaaaaatcttctttcaaattatatataaccacgtaacattttagttgaaaaattaacgatattaactatttgaactaattaataacattataaaatatagagatcaaattatgttattagaaggaccaaaattgaaaaataatcatttttataaaatgaaaatttaaatttaatcatttttatgaaattaggaaaagaaaaaagaaaaaatgtattATGCCACATGTCAACATGATGACATTCATTTTATACCTAAGTATatagattcaaaaaaaatataactacGAGGTATAGTGTGATAATTgcttattttatcttttaattatatgataagATATTTGATTCTTGAtagaaaaatcattattttggtcattttcaatttcacaaagtattaaaataataattttattttataaatttcacatatttttattttttaaaaataattttatttttagaattagatttaaattgataaattttatagatattaacagctaaattaattaaattttaaaattaaaatcaaatgtataaatattaaaaattaaatttattattacactAAAATAAACAGCCTAGACTTTCGTTAATAATTTGCAACTTAGTCACCCAAAAAAATCCAACTTAGtcaccaaaatttcaaatatcaaaatgttaatcgccaaataaaaatttaatatcaaaatgttagtgataaataaaaacttttatataGTTGAATGCTAACCCAAACTAATGAATgcgattttttttttcaccatATTCGATCTAATGgatatttgagaaaaaaaaatattttatctttaccTAGAATTTATAAAACCCTATACAACTCCTTTCCCCTTGTTTGCTTTTCAAAACCACGGGAATGCCTTtggagttaaattttacaaaattttcaatctgATTTTCTGCAAATTTAATCTTCAAGTGGTTGTGGTTGGTGGCTTTTGAAgtgaaattttgcaatttcagTCTTCTTCTTTGTGTGTTATTCGACTGGTatgttctctttttctttttacttgttCTGCTTCTCTTTTGTTATTTTCCATAGATTCTTTGTTTCACAAAATGGGTTTAGATTGATTTTGTTTCAATCTCTTTGCTGTTTTTTTCCCATAGACTCTTAGTTtcacaattattttattgtgaATACAGCGAAAAACAGTGTGTTAGAATTCATTTCAGCTAAGATTTTGCTTTCAGTTTTGCATATTCTTACTCCTTGTTTATATAACcgattatattaaaacaaaaacttaatcTGAGGTTCGAATACTTGAGATTTAGTTTCTATcgacctttttttttatcaaacataTAAATGATTCTTTGGAGTTATTTTATACgtaatttttgtgttaaaaTACATCCATGATGGCAACTATAAGTAAAGGCTCAAAATTACCAATCTCAGAGAAAGAGGAAAGAACTAATTCGTTACTCGGACTCGGCAGTTTCGACGGATTCCGACACGGGATACGGATCAGATCCGGCAAAAAACGGTGGACACGGTGGTGGGTGATAactgaagagaaaaagaaaaagaaaaagaaaacgagCTTTGATTCGCAGAGATGAAAGAGAAGAGATAGATATGGTCGAAGAAAGATAGAGAGAAAGAAAGCGTTTGAAACAAATGAATAACAAAATAGGATACAATAAATGCCATACACTATATTCTCTTCTCTTTTGAAGGgagaataatatataaaaataatgtcaGGCACAATTTTCGGGAAAGGTCAGCAGTgtgggagaaaaaaaaaagaaaaaaaaatgtctctaaaattttcatatataaattgattctagataattataaatacaattaattattttaatttataaataaattaaaaatattttaaatatcataaaaaaattctaataaaatattaaaccaaacTGCCGGGTAACGAAGTGTATGAttacttctttcttctttctctttaaGATAGCTTGGAACTACAAGATTGGTAGTTTTTAGCCTTTACTTATAGATTATAATGCCATCATGGTTGCTAATTTGAACAGATGGTGGATGTAttttaacacaaaaattacttataaaataacCTGCACTTTACCAGGATAAAAATGGCTAAAGAGCATTTCTGGTCTCAAGAGAATGTTCAAAAGAGTGATTTTTATCCTTTTCCTTTCATTCTTCTGTTGGTcctcatttaatttcatcaCTTTTTTACTTACGACTAGATAAAAGCTGGCTCCTAAGATATGAGAAAGTTCCTTTCATTGAATAAGATTAATCATACATGAGAAGCTAAAGCTCATTATATGTACCTCAAGTTCACCCTTTGATGACCCTAGTCCTACCAGTAATCAAAAGAACATATATAGTTGGGGTCtagagaagaagagaaagaagtaTACCTTTCTAGTAATGGATTAAAGTTAGATGATGCACTTGCACTGGAACAAAGTTATTTTCTGGGATCATTCAGACTTTGGTACTTATATTTGCTTTTATTGTCTACTTAGATTTATATATTGCTTACTTATGTCTTTGAATTTATATGGTTATTGAATTTTTTGCAAAGAAAGCTAACAGAGTTAAGCCGTCATGTGCAGAGGTTTATGTTCCAAATCGAACATGTAAAGATGGGAGTGTTGTGAATGAGAAGACGGCTGAAGTTGTgttattcgattttttttctatctttttcatttataaatttaatccgTTAAAATGAAACTAGCTTAACAGTTGAAGCAGGCAAAAAACTGCCCTGCCCTGCTCTGTTGTTATCTCTACTAtttattatagtaaataatttaatttagaacccatagtattttggtaaatttttattatatttatattatctaACTGAAAAAAAAACCCACAAAACCCTTGAAAAAAGCTGCCTTCCATTTGATATTaaccaaaagaaagaaaaaatgccTCCAAACCTTACTAAACCCAACAGTGGCTTCACTTCAAAGCCATCGCCTCTCTGTACTTTTGTATCCCTCATAATCCTCCTTATTATAGGTTTCTACACTCTCCATTATCCACCTGGAAATCCCAAAAAAGTCCTTCTTTTCCAGCAAATATTCCTCTCTTCTGCCTCCAACTCCACCATCGCCTCCTACCTGCGTTCCCTCACTTCCCACCCTCATCTCGCTGGCACAAAGCCTTCCCTTGAAACCATACACTATGTCAAAACCCACTTTCAAAACCTTGGCTTGGAAACGCATACGGTGCCGTTTCAGACCCTTTTGTCTTACCCCGTTCATGCTTCAGTTTCAATGCATTTCGGCAACAGCACCGTGTTAAACTTGCCTTTAAACGAAATGGGTATTCCTAGTTATCCATCTTCAGGCTTGATACAACCCTACCATGCATTTTCTCCGTCGGGAACGGTGCATGGTAAGGTTGTTTTTGCGAACCACGGGAGGGAAGATGACTATCGCACGCTTGGGCTGATGGGGGTTAATGTTAATGGCTGCATAGTGATAATTAGAAAAGGTGGTAGTTTGAGTAGAGGGGCCGTAGTGAAAATAGCTGAAAAAAAAGGCGCTTTGGGGGTGCTAATGTATGCTGAAGGGGATGTTTCAAAGGGTAGCTTTGGGTCTGGAGTTGAAAGAGGGACAGTTATGGAGGGAGTTGGTGACCCCTTAACTCCTGGATGGGGTGCGGATGAAGATGGGGAGAGGTTGAAGTTGGAGGACAAGAAGGTTTTGGAGAGGTTTCCTGGAATTCCATCTCTGCCCTTACCTTTTGAGTCTGCTCAACTTATTTTAGATTCTCTTGAGGGACCTTTGGCACCTCAGGAATGGAGGGATTCCGGACGATCTAATTTATCTCATGTTGGATCGGGTCTGGTTATGGTGAATTTTACTTACCAGGTTGGTTTGGCTGGCTGGTAGATTGTTGatgctaattttttttgctttatttgtTGTTACTGCAtacttttgtttgttttatttctgtACATAACTTTTGTGCTTGATGTTAGTGTTAAAAGTTGGTCATATTGGATTTGCAAAGATTGACAATTGAATTTGGTTTGATTTCAATGTTAAATCTGTCTGTAAAAAGAGTTTCTTTTGCTGGATACTATTATCTTGACCTGCATTTTTTAGTCAAAAAGCTAGTTTGGTAAATTAGAGTGGTTATTGGcgctttttttttaagaaaccGGAATGATCTAACTTTGACAAGTGAATAGCCCTTTATGATCTAATTTTGGGGGTTCCCGcatctttttctttcacttCCCATGTTGGGTTGTAATGATTGActggaaaataaagtttttatgTGTTATATGCAATGAATTTAGATCAATCAGCTCAAATTTGAACCCTTAATCTACTTCATAATGCTCTTCAGCATTAAggattttcattcatttctagaACGGAAAATGCTTGGGGTGATATCAACTTTACTTTATCAATGCCTGACCTTGGACTTCACACTATTGGAACTGGTTTGATCTATTTTGGCCTAAGAGAACTCCCCTCTCAACTGCAACTGATACATTTTTGCTATGTTTGAATGGAACCCATGGAGGTGacgtaattaaaaaaaacttttttgtttttacctAGTAGTTTCCTAGTAAATTTGCATGGTATTTGCTATCTTTGTTATATGCTTTTCCTTAGCTATACATCTGAAGATGTTGGGGTTAAGCTTACTTTTCTTTCTGCTCTGTTTTTTTTAGACAGCGGTGTTAATGCATGACTGGACGGAAATTATATTTCATGATAGGATATCCATGCTGATGAAAGCTAgtttttacttatttcatttctttctagaaacgaagtctatttattattattctttgtgGAAAGTGGAAAAGCAGTTACCTTTTATATCCTATTCTCTAAAAAGCTCTTTTACATCTATATCTATCCTGGTTCTaccttttagtttatttttctaggGGGAGAAAAAGTTGGCTACAATTTATAATGTAGTCGCTGTCATAAGAGGATTGGAGGAGCCAGATCGTTATGTTTTGATGGGGAATCATAGAGATGCTTGGACATATGGTGCTGTTGACCCCAATAGTGGGACTGCAACACTCCTTGATATTGCTCGAAGATATGCCCTTTTGATGCGAAAGGGTTGGAATCCTCGGAGGACAATCATTTTTTGCAGTTGGGATGCTGAAGAATTTGGAATGGTAGGTAATGTTCCATCCTTTGTTTAAAAATGCCATGCATGTGGAGCAAAACACCGAAATCTAGATCAAATGAAATTCATTCTAATCACCAGCATTGAAGTTTTAAACTCCAAAAGCTGGGTTAGAGGGCTGACAATGACATAGTCCCATTACGGTATATTTATGGAAATTcatgaataaatatttgttaaacGAATATATAGCAACAACCATTTAACCTCACTTGtggagtttaaaattttcactgtGCTTGTATAGAATGATAATCCATCTAACAAATTATCTGTTTTATGCTGACATGAGTTAAGGGAAAATCATTTGGTTAAATGTAGATGTAATGAATATAGTGTTCTGGTTTCAAGAGTAGGCATTTTGCAACAGCGATGAACAAGTTTCGAAAATCATCAAGTTGATAAagcttatgttttataataattttgccCCTTTGATTCAccaaagttatttttatctGTTGCTATTGTGTTTTTAGATCGGTTCCACGGAGTGGGTTGAGCAGAACCTTGTAAATCTTGGTGCTAAAGCTGTGGCATATCTTAACGTAGATTGTGCGGTGCAAGGGCCTGGGTTTTTTGCTGGCGCAACTCCTCAGCTAGATAATCTTATTTTTGAGGTCACAAAGAAGGTAGACAGAAGAAATATGCAAAAAGACTTAATTACTTGTAAGGACTTGTTTTATGATATCTTTCAACtgatttttatagtaatttcaGGTCCAGGATCAGGATTCAGAGGTTGTAGCTACAATATATGAAAAATGGAAAACCATGAACGGAAACAATGTATGGCCACACAATCTTTATTTCTCTATGAGTTCATTTATTTAGCTTGTAGGTGCAACATGATATACATCGAATCTGTACATGTAGGTTGTCCTTTACCATTCACACGAGTTTAATTGTTTGATTATGTATTTTCTTGGGATTTCATGTATACTCTGATAAGGTTGCTTGGGCCTTATCATGTGGCAAGCTTCTgttatttcatgtttttgttTAGTTCATTTGGGGACGTCAGATACAAATATTAGGCTTGTTGGACATTTATTTCCAGACAAAGCCTGCTAGCCTGTAGTTACGTCTGGCCTATTTAATGGTCCTTAAAATTGTTcctatataaatttaaaatgacataAAAGAGACCTACTATAAAGGAAAATGCTGCTATTTGTTCCCTTGAAGACCCATCAGTTTTTCAATATGATTGTACTTCGTTTTTTTGTTCtctgatataaaattaaaggtgTTCCGATAGAGCTTGATTGAGACTGACTTGGTTGTTTTGCAGATTCAAAGACTCAGTGGCGTAGATTCTGATTTTGCACCATTCTTGCAACATGCCGGGGTTCCTTCTGTCGACATATATTATGGAAGAGGTATGTCGTTATCCCTATATTAATAGTCTTTTGTTGAAAGTTTGAACATGATGCATCTGTAGCAGTTCATAAATCTTTAGTGCTACAATTTATGCTATATGaatcttcttttccttttatccAGATTTCCCTGTATATCATACTGCATTCGATTCTTTCAACTGGATGATAAACAACGCAGATCCATTCTTTTGGCGTCATGTGGCTGGTTAGCTTTCTTTTCCTCTAATATAACCTTGATGAGTTTCGAACTCTCACCCAATAATGAAAGtctattttaaacattttaatcaacTTGTCAAGATAACACTGCTTTGTTGTTTGACATGTTAGTGGCTGGAGTTTGGGGTCTTCTAGGCCTTCACCTTGCTGATGATCCAGTTCTACCTCTTGATTACCTCTCCTATGCTAAACAGTTGCAGGTATGGGGTTATTCTCTCCTTGTGTTTGTGGATATTGTCAAGTGTTCCCAACCATTTCCACTATTACTGTTCTTCTACAAGGTTTTGGTGGGCTGTTGATTGTTAACCCTTGGTTACAATAATGTTGTCAAGGCTATCGGGGGTTCTATTGAGTTGAATGTTAGCTTTTGGTCTAGAATAACTCAAAATTGTTAATCCTTCTGCTTTCACTCGAAAatattctctctattttttcaaGATTAGGTGACTTAATTTCTTTTCCTAGCCGGCCCTTGAACTTTGTCAATATTAATGTTTCTAAGCAGCTAACTATCAAGGTCAAGTTAGATCATGAAACTATTT
This region includes:
- the LOC105790252 gene encoding probable glutamate carboxypeptidase AMP1; the protein is MPPNLTKPNSGFTSKPSPLCTFVSLIILLIIGFYTLHYPPGNPKKVLLFQQIFLSSASNSTIASYLRSLTSHPHLAGTKPSLETIHYVKTHFQNLGLETHTVPFQTLLSYPVHASVSMHFGNSTVLNLPLNEMGIPSYPSSGLIQPYHAFSPSGTVHGKVVFANHGREDDYRTLGLMGVNVNGCIVIIRKGGSLSRGAVVKIAEKKGALGVLMYAEGDVSKGSFGSGVERGTVMEGVGDPLTPGWGADEDGERLKLEDKKVLERFPGIPSLPLPFESAQLILDSLEGPLAPQEWRDSGRSNLSHVGSGLVMVNFTYQGEKKLATIYNVVAVIRGLEEPDRYVLMGNHRDAWTYGAVDPNSGTATLLDIARRYALLMRKGWNPRRTIIFCSWDAEEFGMIGSTEWVEQNLVNLGAKAVAYLNVDCAVQGPGFFAGATPQLDNLIFEVTKKVQDQDSEVVATIYEKWKTMNGNNIQRLSGVDSDFAPFLQHAGVPSVDIYYGRDFPVYHTAFDSFNWMINNADPFFWRHVAVAGVWGLLGLHLADDPVLPLDYLSYAKQLQEYKDAFSRVLDGNISLTPLAASIQEFTSAAKQASEETKKLMEQEFTNDLLALKIRALNDRLMLAERGFLDTDGIKGREWFKHLIYGPRSNYESGLEFFPGISDAMAESKNMTQKDGHAAIKHEIWRVARAIQRAAAALKGELV